In Acaryochloris marina S15, a single genomic region encodes these proteins:
- the hemW gene encoding radical SAM family heme chaperone HemW produces the protein MKIVQPSRSSRIVRPWPTSAYIHIPFCRRRCFYCDFPISVIGDRKRGETSLAIAHYVDLLCQEIEVTSTGPHPIKTIFFGGGTPSLLSAQQLGQVLQVLEQQFGFEPDIEISIEMDPGTFSLLLMQQFKALGVNRVSLGVQAFTEELLQACGRSHTVADIDDAIAILHQAGITNFGLDLISGLPNQTLDQWQASLEAAIALEPTHLSTYDLVIEPTTVFGKKYQPGMQPLPSDETAAQMYRLAATALTAAGYDHYEISNYAHPGHTCRHNQVYWQNGPYYGFGMGATSYVHGQRVSRPRTRKDYADWVNRLIAAQGQMDDEVSTDLDILLETLMMGLRLATGVSLATLQDIASPESVDLLLGCLVPYQEQGWVRLPHHQEDVICLTDPDGFLFSNTILTTIWQALDP, from the coding sequence GTGAAAATAGTTCAACCCTCACGTTCTTCACGGATTGTTCGCCCTTGGCCAACGTCGGCTTATATTCACATTCCGTTTTGTCGGCGGCGATGTTTTTATTGTGATTTTCCCATCTCGGTGATTGGGGATCGAAAGCGGGGAGAGACTTCCCTTGCCATTGCCCATTATGTCGATCTTTTATGCCAGGAAATTGAGGTCACTTCCACGGGGCCACACCCGATAAAAACCATCTTTTTCGGGGGTGGGACGCCTTCTCTGTTATCTGCTCAGCAGTTAGGGCAGGTGTTGCAGGTTTTAGAACAACAATTTGGCTTTGAACCGGACATAGAAATTTCGATTGAAATGGATCCAGGAACCTTTTCTTTGCTGCTAATGCAGCAGTTCAAAGCTTTGGGGGTTAACAGAGTCAGTTTAGGGGTTCAAGCTTTTACGGAGGAGCTGTTGCAGGCTTGCGGGCGTTCCCATACGGTGGCGGATATCGATGATGCGATCGCAATTCTCCACCAAGCTGGTATCACCAATTTTGGTCTGGATTTGATCTCTGGTTTACCTAACCAGACCCTGGACCAATGGCAGGCTAGTTTAGAGGCAGCCATCGCCTTGGAACCGACCCATCTTTCAACCTATGACTTGGTGATTGAGCCGACGACGGTATTTGGAAAAAAATATCAGCCAGGGATGCAGCCCCTACCATCAGATGAAACCGCAGCTCAGATGTATCGTCTCGCTGCTACCGCCCTCACCGCTGCCGGCTATGACCATTACGAAATCTCTAACTATGCCCACCCAGGTCATACCTGTCGGCATAATCAAGTCTATTGGCAAAACGGTCCCTACTATGGTTTTGGCATGGGGGCGACCAGCTATGTTCATGGGCAAAGGGTCAGCCGTCCTCGGACCCGTAAAGATTACGCCGACTGGGTGAATCGGTTGATTGCTGCTCAAGGGCAGATGGACGATGAAGTGAGTACTGACCTGGACATTCTGTTGGAAACATTAATGATGGGACTCAGATTGGCAACGGGTGTCTCCCTCGCCACATTGCAAGATATTGCCAGTCCTGAGTCAGTAGATCTTTTACTAGGGTGCTTAGTGCCCTACCAGGAGCAGGGCTGGGTGCGATTGCCTCACCATCAAGAAGATGTCATTTGTTTAACGGACCCGGA
- a CDS encoding PIN/TRAM domain-containing protein, whose amino-acid sequence MLDLFIILTFIAVGAAVGFRGVDILPDLLTPSELEGVNIDGLRWVATGFGALLSLGIGFAAQVSCRRIEKRIKALPTDVLLSRSAGLFLGLLVANLMLAPIFLFPLPKEFAFIKPTAAVLGSLIFAFLGLTLADIHGQTILRLINPNSLETMLLAEGTLQPSPTKVLDTSCIIDGRIEGLLLTGFLDGQILVPRFILQELQTLADAGNDQKRARGRRGLDILNRLRMEYPDRITIHPADYEDVSTVDAKLVRLAQDINASMVTNDYNLNKVASVQSIQVLNVNDLAKSLRPVYLPGDSLDLKIIKVGKEPAQGVGYLEDGTMVVVEEASNHIGDKVPVVVTSALQTSAGRMIFARPQTAWA is encoded by the coding sequence ATGCTAGACCTATTTATCATCTTGACCTTCATTGCTGTGGGTGCAGCAGTGGGTTTTCGGGGCGTCGATATCTTACCCGACCTGTTGACCCCCAGTGAATTAGAAGGGGTTAACATTGATGGTCTGCGGTGGGTGGCCACGGGCTTTGGGGCCCTTCTCAGCTTGGGCATTGGGTTTGCCGCTCAGGTCTCTTGCCGACGGATTGAGAAAAGGATTAAAGCCTTACCCACGGATGTCTTACTCAGCCGATCAGCCGGTCTATTTTTAGGGCTTTTAGTGGCCAATCTGATGTTGGCCCCCATCTTTCTATTTCCTTTACCCAAAGAGTTTGCGTTTATTAAACCCACTGCAGCGGTTTTGGGCAGCCTCATTTTTGCATTTTTGGGATTAACCCTAGCCGATATTCATGGCCAAACCATTTTGCGGTTGATCAATCCCAACTCCCTTGAAACCATGCTACTGGCGGAAGGAACGCTACAACCCTCCCCAACGAAGGTTTTGGATACTAGCTGCATTATTGATGGCCGGATTGAGGGTCTATTACTGACGGGATTTTTGGATGGCCAAATTTTAGTTCCTCGTTTTATTTTGCAAGAACTACAAACTTTAGCCGATGCAGGCAATGACCAAAAACGAGCTCGAGGGCGGCGAGGGTTGGATATTCTCAACCGCCTACGAATGGAATACCCAGATCGCATCACCATACATCCTGCTGATTACGAGGATGTCTCTACCGTAGACGCTAAGTTAGTGCGACTGGCCCAAGATATCAATGCATCCATGGTCACCAATGACTACAATCTCAACAAAGTGGCGAGTGTCCAAAGTATCCAGGTTCTCAATGTCAATGATTTGGCGAAATCACTACGGCCGGTTTATCTGCCTGGAGATAGCTTAGATCTCAAAATCATCAAGGTCGGTAAGGAACCCGCCCAAGGAGTAGGTTATTTAGAGGACGGCACGATGGTGGTGGTAGAAGAAGCCAGCAACCATATCGGTGATAAGGTGCCAGTCGTGGTGACCAGTGCCTTACAAACCTCAGCAGGTCGCATGATTTTTGCCCGTCCGCAAACAGCTTGGGCCTAA
- the trpA gene encoding tryptophan synthase subunit alpha: MTSVSDCFAQLRNRGQCALIPFLTAGDPDLETTASALRQLDASGADLIELGVPYSDPLADGPVIQAAATRALQRGTRLDHVLGMVTELSPEIRAPIILFTYYNPIYHRGVTEYLQQIAKAGVRGLVVPDLPLEESEYLLQQATDLGIEVTLLVAPTSSKERIEKIALCSQGFIYLVSTTGVTGMRTKVENRVQDLIADLRQVTDKPIGVGFGISRTEHARQMMEWGADAAIVGSAFVNRLSEGSSSQGLSAISTFCRSLKSSLLMEV, encoded by the coding sequence ATGACCTCTGTTTCTGATTGTTTTGCTCAGCTGCGCAACCGTGGCCAATGCGCACTGATTCCGTTCTTAACGGCTGGAGATCCAGATTTAGAAACCACAGCCAGTGCTCTACGTCAGTTAGACGCGAGTGGTGCAGATTTAATTGAGCTAGGAGTGCCCTATTCTGATCCCTTGGCAGATGGACCCGTCATCCAGGCCGCAGCGACTCGGGCATTGCAGCGAGGGACCCGTCTGGATCATGTTTTAGGGATGGTGACAGAGCTATCTCCTGAAATTCGAGCCCCCATTATTTTATTTACCTACTACAACCCCATTTACCATCGAGGGGTTACTGAATATCTGCAGCAGATTGCCAAAGCTGGGGTGCGGGGTTTAGTGGTTCCTGATTTACCTTTAGAAGAATCAGAGTATCTATTGCAGCAAGCGACTGACTTGGGGATTGAAGTGACGCTGTTGGTCGCACCGACTAGCTCAAAAGAACGAATTGAGAAAATTGCCTTGTGTTCCCAAGGCTTTATTTACCTAGTGAGCACTACTGGCGTCACGGGGATGCGTACCAAGGTGGAAAATCGCGTTCAAGATTTAATTGCAGATTTGCGACAAGTGACAGATAAGCCGATCGGTGTTGGCTTCGGTATTTCGCGAACGGAACATGCTCGTCAGATGATGGAATGGGGAGCAGATGCCGCTATTGTGGGTAGTGCGTTTGTGAATCGTTTGAGTGAGGGTAGCTCCAGTCAAGGGCTATCAGCGATCAGTACTTTTTGCCGATCCCTCAAGTCTTCACTACTGATGGAAGTATAA
- a CDS encoding DUF3007 family protein: MRRIDAIAIGIGVFLAGGLIYGGLRYAGIEPQSAGVWSQVVFAAGLLGWVASYFLRVVTGNMTYNQQREDYEDAMLEKRLKEMTPEELEALQASIDDETDS, encoded by the coding sequence ATGCGCCGAATAGATGCGATCGCAATTGGTATCGGTGTGTTTTTGGCCGGGGGACTCATTTATGGAGGACTGCGATACGCCGGTATCGAACCCCAAAGTGCAGGAGTCTGGAGCCAAGTTGTTTTTGCTGCAGGGCTGCTGGGCTGGGTAGCCTCTTACTTTCTGCGGGTGGTCACAGGTAATATGACCTATAACCAGCAGCGAGAAGACTATGAAGATGCCATGCTGGAAAAGCGTTTGAAAGAAATGACTCCAGAAGAACTTGAGGCCTTACAAGCTTCTATTGACGATGAGACTGATTCGTAA
- the ndhL gene encoding NAD(P)H-quinone oxidoreductase subunit L, with amino-acid sequence MVVNLILLLGLLGGYLLVMPAITYFYLQKRWYVASSFERGFMYFMVFFFFPSLLLLSPFLNFRPQPRKI; translated from the coding sequence ATGGTTGTTAATTTAATCCTCTTATTGGGACTGTTGGGTGGCTATCTGCTGGTGATGCCCGCCATTACCTATTTCTATCTCCAAAAGCGCTGGTATGTTGCTAGCTCTTTTGAGCGTGGATTTATGTACTTTATGGTGTTCTTTTTCTTCCCCAGTTTGCTGTTGCTCAGCCCTTTCTTGAATTTCCGTCCCCAACCTCGCAAAATTTGA
- the lpxD gene encoding UDP-3-O-(3-hydroxymyristoyl)glucosamine N-acyltransferase, with protein sequence MKLSELIERLAITPVAMSSPLTDPTLHGCAALDQAGPGILSFVEGAHRAHLIEKNQASVLILPPDADLQALATSRGMAWFAVEHPRYWFARALTCFYQPWRLPSNCHTTAVIDAEVQIGEGVGVGAHVVIHGDVRLGNDVQIFPNVVIYPGVTIGDRTLLHANCVIHEHTSIGADCVIHSGAVIGAEGFGFVPIVDQARRWYPMPQSGQTILEDQVVVGCNTTIDRPAVGETRIGAGTKIDNLVQIGHGSQIGADSLICAQVGLAGATKLGQQVILAGQVGISGQVTLGDRTTVAAQSGVHQSLMPDSKVAGYPAINHRLWLRAMAVVKRLPHLAQRVRVLEQKIAKLLGSH encoded by the coding sequence ATGAAGTTGAGTGAGCTGATTGAGCGGCTTGCTATCACGCCTGTAGCAATGAGTTCTCCCTTAACCGATCCAACTTTGCATGGATGTGCCGCGCTGGATCAGGCTGGCCCTGGAATCCTTAGCTTTGTTGAAGGAGCACACCGGGCTCACCTGATTGAAAAAAATCAAGCCAGTGTCTTGATTTTGCCCCCTGATGCTGACTTACAGGCTCTGGCCACTTCTAGGGGGATGGCTTGGTTTGCGGTAGAACATCCGCGATATTGGTTTGCCCGAGCCCTGACCTGTTTTTATCAACCTTGGCGATTGCCGTCGAACTGTCATACCACCGCTGTTATTGATGCTGAAGTCCAAATAGGAGAAGGTGTGGGGGTTGGAGCTCATGTGGTGATCCATGGGGATGTCAGGTTAGGAAATGATGTGCAAATTTTCCCTAATGTGGTGATTTATCCAGGGGTAACGATTGGCGATCGCACCCTTCTCCATGCCAATTGTGTGATTCATGAGCATACGAGTATTGGGGCTGATTGTGTCATTCATAGTGGAGCAGTGATCGGGGCAGAAGGATTTGGGTTTGTCCCTATCGTGGATCAAGCTCGTCGTTGGTATCCAATGCCCCAATCGGGTCAGACGATTCTTGAAGATCAGGTTGTGGTGGGCTGTAATACGACTATTGATCGGCCAGCTGTGGGCGAGACTCGTATTGGTGCAGGGACGAAAATTGATAATCTCGTCCAGATTGGCCATGGCAGCCAGATTGGAGCAGATAGTCTAATTTGCGCTCAGGTCGGTTTGGCGGGAGCAACGAAGTTAGGGCAGCAGGTGATTTTGGCGGGACAAGTGGGTATCTCGGGGCAAGTCACCTTGGGGGATCGAACGACCGTTGCTGCCCAGAGTGGGGTTCACCAGTCTTTAATGCCAGATTCGAAGGTAGCGGGCTATCCAGCAATTAATCACCGGCTATGGCTACGGGCAATGGCGGTGGTCAAAAGGTTACCCCATCTGGCCCAGCGAGTGAGGGTGCTAGAACAGAAAATTGCCAAGCTGTTAGGGTCTCATTAA
- a CDS encoding IMS domain-containing protein, producing MRIPLDLYQILGVPIQATPEQVEQAFADRCQQLPRQEYSKSAIAARTQLLQDAHAVLSNSDARTAYDQSILAESAPPDIGSMELQESQLVGALLLLQEQSDYERIAHLGAEYLKRSIDLNRLPSANNGSDEDVILAMALANLEAGRECWQQKQFEKASDVLQSGLKLLTQEQLFSAVQREIELDLYKLRPYRILELLAEPEGDINKRQQGFSLLQVMLDERGGIDGPQDDLSGLSVDDFLRFIQQLRCHLTVKEQQDLFTKESERPSAVASYLLVYALVAKGCSQGKPEFIQQAKLALTELADRQDIQVEKSMCYLLLGQPGAAIQTLPLSRDQESLEFIHQYSEGSEDLVPGLFLYTERWLQQEVYPYFRDLADTQVSLQSYFNDEHIQAYLNGLAPEPVSPRMPAATTSADLPLLANQGSDTLSSAREGRLSTQAAHRQDVKRSRSQGKQPVPTQNVTPLTAVKGLDGTQKRPITPITPASAPKVESSDDGRRNEGVSKARRQRSQLQYRRWFFAAGAVALVLLALFGLISQCSREEDPVPDVENLSPEPASPDPIPTPASPSVSPTASPPIAIPTPSPAPATSEEITTTSARQIIQSWQSAKAEAMGKDHQLASLDKILAEPSLSEWKTGAQSDQANRIHLEYTFDDLKINAIKQQSPTEATVEATVTETAKVFEGGQQTTDAYTGDTYRVRYQLVREQEQWKIKQMKVLN from the coding sequence GTGCGTATTCCTTTAGATTTATATCAAATATTGGGTGTGCCAATTCAAGCGACACCAGAGCAAGTTGAACAGGCATTTGCCGATCGGTGTCAGCAGCTCCCCCGTCAAGAGTACTCTAAATCAGCAATTGCAGCTCGAACACAGCTATTGCAAGATGCCCATGCTGTGCTGTCTAATTCCGATGCACGCACTGCCTATGACCAGTCTATTTTAGCGGAATCTGCCCCTCCAGATATAGGGAGCATGGAGCTGCAAGAATCTCAGTTGGTCGGTGCTTTATTGCTTTTGCAAGAGCAAAGTGATTATGAGCGAATTGCTCACTTAGGAGCAGAATATCTAAAGCGTTCTATTGATCTCAATCGTTTACCATCTGCGAACAATGGTTCTGATGAAGATGTCATCTTAGCGATGGCGTTAGCGAATTTAGAAGCAGGACGAGAATGTTGGCAGCAAAAGCAGTTTGAAAAAGCTTCGGATGTTTTGCAGTCTGGTTTGAAGTTGTTGACTCAAGAGCAATTGTTTTCTGCGGTACAACGAGAAATTGAATTGGATTTATATAAGCTTCGCCCCTATCGAATTTTGGAATTGCTGGCTGAGCCTGAAGGGGATATAAATAAGCGACAGCAAGGCTTTTCTCTTCTCCAAGTTATGTTGGATGAACGGGGAGGAATTGATGGGCCGCAAGATGATCTGTCAGGATTGAGCGTTGACGATTTTCTGCGATTTATTCAGCAGTTACGATGTCATTTAACGGTAAAAGAACAGCAAGACCTTTTTACAAAAGAGAGTGAACGCCCGTCTGCGGTGGCAAGCTATCTATTGGTTTATGCACTAGTTGCTAAAGGCTGTTCCCAGGGAAAGCCGGAGTTTATTCAGCAGGCAAAGTTAGCGTTGACAGAGTTGGCTGATCGGCAAGATATTCAAGTCGAAAAGTCTATGTGCTATTTGTTGCTAGGCCAGCCGGGGGCCGCAATTCAGACTCTTCCCTTGAGTCGAGACCAAGAATCATTAGAGTTTATTCATCAGTACTCTGAAGGGTCTGAAGATTTAGTTCCAGGCTTGTTCCTATATACAGAGCGCTGGTTACAGCAAGAAGTTTATCCCTACTTTAGGGATCTTGCTGATACCCAAGTTTCTTTGCAGAGTTATTTTAATGATGAGCATATTCAGGCTTATCTGAATGGATTAGCACCGGAGCCTGTGTCGCCTCGGATGCCCGCAGCAACAACATCTGCAGATTTACCTCTATTGGCCAATCAAGGGAGCGACACGCTTAGTTCTGCTCGAGAAGGACGTCTTTCTACCCAGGCTGCCCATCGCCAGGATGTAAAACGCTCAAGATCTCAAGGGAAACAGCCAGTACCGACTCAAAATGTTACTCCTTTGACTGCTGTGAAGGGGCTAGACGGCACTCAAAAACGACCTATCACGCCAATAACACCTGCCTCTGCACCAAAGGTTGAGTCGAGTGATGATGGCCGACGGAATGAAGGTGTCTCTAAAGCTCGACGCCAGCGATCGCAACTGCAATACCGCCGCTGGTTTTTTGCAGCAGGGGCTGTAGCACTGGTTTTATTAGCCTTATTTGGCCTCATCAGTCAGTGCTCTCGCGAAGAAGACCCTGTGCCAGATGTAGAGAATCTATCTCCTGAACCGGCCAGCCCTGACCCCATTCCTACTCCCGCGAGTCCTAGTGTAAGCCCGACGGCCAGTCCGCCAATCGCCATTCCAACGCCTTCTCCTGCGCCAGCTACTAGTGAAGAAATCACGACAACGAGTGCTCGGCAAATTATTCAGTCTTGGCAATCGGCTAAAGCTGAGGCAATGGGTAAGGATCACCAACTGGCTTCCTTGGACAAAATTTTGGCAGAGCCCAGCTTATCGGAATGGAAGACGGGTGCTCAATCGGATCAAGCGAATCGGATTCATTTGGAATATACCTTTGATGATCTGAAAATTAATGCGATTAAGCAGCAGAGCCCTACTGAAGCTACTGTCGAGGCAACGGTGACCGAGACGGCGAAGGTTTTTGAAGGGGGGCAACAGACAACCGATGCTTATACGGGTGATACCTATCGTGTCCGCTATCAGCTTGTTCGGGAACAGGAGCAGTGGAAGATCAAGCAAATGAAGGTGCTGAATTAA
- the pdhA gene encoding pyruvate dehydrogenase (acetyl-transferring) E1 component subunit alpha, with translation MVQERVLPQFPTPTINITHDEGLILYEDMVLGRAFEDKCAEMYYRGKMFGFVHLYNGQEAVSTGIAKAMRPDDFICSTYRDHVHALSAGVPARQVMAELFGKETGCSKGRGGSMHLFSSEHNLIGGFAFVAEGIPVATGVAFQSRYRREAMGDAASDHVTACFFGDGASNNGQFFECLNMASLWKLPILFVVENNKWAIGMAHERASSETEIYKKAKVFGMAGVEVDGMDVLAVHEVAQAAIARARAGEGPTLIEALTYRFRGHSLADPDELRSATEKEEWLARDPITKFKSYLVDQKLVKEQELLDIDKKIQTLIEEAVQFAEESPDPKPEDLYKYIFVDD, from the coding sequence ATGGTTCAAGAAAGAGTTCTACCCCAATTTCCCACCCCTACCATCAACATTACTCATGATGAGGGGCTTATCCTTTATGAGGATATGGTTTTGGGACGGGCTTTTGAAGATAAATGTGCCGAGATGTATTACCGGGGCAAGATGTTTGGCTTTGTCCATCTCTATAACGGTCAAGAGGCTGTTTCTACAGGCATTGCCAAGGCCATGCGCCCAGATGACTTCATTTGCAGTACCTATCGGGATCACGTTCATGCCCTGAGTGCAGGTGTCCCAGCTCGACAAGTCATGGCTGAACTATTCGGCAAAGAGACTGGCTGCAGCAAAGGCCGGGGAGGATCCATGCACCTATTCTCCTCAGAGCATAACCTGATCGGTGGCTTCGCCTTTGTCGCAGAAGGGATTCCCGTTGCCACTGGAGTGGCATTTCAAAGCCGCTATCGTCGAGAAGCGATGGGGGATGCAGCGTCCGATCACGTCACAGCCTGTTTCTTTGGGGATGGCGCTAGTAATAATGGCCAGTTCTTTGAGTGCCTAAATATGGCCTCTCTCTGGAAATTGCCTATCTTGTTCGTCGTGGAAAATAATAAGTGGGCAATTGGTATGGCCCATGAACGTGCTAGCTCAGAGACTGAGATTTACAAAAAAGCAAAAGTCTTTGGCATGGCAGGGGTTGAAGTTGATGGCATGGATGTATTGGCTGTCCATGAAGTAGCCCAAGCAGCCATTGCTAGAGCCCGTGCAGGTGAAGGTCCAACCTTAATCGAAGCATTGACCTATCGTTTTAGAGGTCACTCCCTTGCCGATCCAGATGAACTGAGATCTGCAACAGAGAAAGAAGAATGGTTAGCCCGCGACCCGATCACAAAATTTAAGTCTTACTTAGTCGATCAAAAACTTGTTAAAGAGCAAGAGTTACTCGACATTGACAAGAAAATTCAAACCTTGATAGAAGAAGCCGTTCAATTCGCTGAGGAAAGTCCTGATCCTAAGCCTGAAGATCTCTACAAATATATTTTCGTAGATGATTAG
- a CDS encoding NUDIX hydrolase, producing the protein MPPRNPIPTVDIIIEMWDRPHRPIVLIERKNPPYGWALPGGFVDYGESVESAAIREAQEETSLSVNLLEQFHVYSSPKRDSRQHTLSIVFIAKAIGEPKAADDAQTLKLFEIWKLPKKLCFDHLQILNDYQQYRYHNRKPNLPLITS; encoded by the coding sequence GTGCCTCCTCGCAACCCTATCCCTACAGTCGATATCATCATTGAAATGTGGGATAGACCACATCGCCCTATTGTCTTAATCGAGCGCAAAAACCCACCCTATGGTTGGGCATTGCCAGGAGGGTTCGTTGACTATGGAGAATCTGTGGAGTCAGCGGCGATCAGAGAAGCCCAAGAAGAAACAAGTCTATCAGTCAATTTGCTAGAACAGTTTCATGTATATTCATCTCCCAAGCGTGACTCACGCCAACATACTCTCAGTATCGTGTTTATTGCCAAAGCAATCGGCGAACCAAAAGCAGCAGATGATGCCCAGACCTTAAAGCTATTTGAGATATGGAAACTTCCCAAAAAACTGTGTTTTGACCATCTTCAGATTCTGAATGACTATCAGCAATATCGTTATCACAATAGAAAACCAAATTTACCGCTGATAACAAGTTGA
- a CDS encoding type IV pilin protein, which translates to MSHYYLKVLSTIPKSKTQRGFTLIELLVVIVIMAILAGVALPSMLNQANKARQSAAKSQIGAVNRAQQAYRLEERTFASDMGSLGVGIPLTTEKYTYSFGTVNSTVAEFRATPTDPLLSAITGCTNADIISGSLATTSVTLEEQPAPGAGTIATPPSC; encoded by the coding sequence ATGTCTCATTATTACTTGAAAGTATTATCAACAATTCCTAAGTCGAAGACTCAAAGAGGATTTACGTTGATTGAATTGTTGGTTGTTATTGTGATTATGGCTATTCTAGCAGGTGTAGCATTACCCTCCATGCTCAATCAGGCAAATAAAGCCCGTCAATCTGCTGCTAAAAGCCAAATTGGTGCTGTCAATCGTGCCCAGCAAGCCTATCGCTTAGAAGAACGAACCTTTGCTAGCGATATGGGTTCGCTTGGTGTAGGCATCCCTTTAACGACTGAAAAATATACTTATTCATTTGGCACTGTAAATTCAACGGTAGCTGAGTTTAGAGCTACTCCAACCGATCCTTTATTGAGTGCTATTACAGGATGTACTAATGCTGATATCATTTCTGGAAGTTTAGCAACTACTAGCGTTACACTTGAGGAACAACCAGCACCAGGTGCTGGAACTATTGCCACTCCTCCTAGTTGCTAA
- a CDS encoding type IV pilin protein encodes MKTNLQAKLIQHFVNKKGNKGFTLIELLVVVIIIGILAAVALPSMLNQANRARQSAAQSQVGAVSRAQQAYRLENPTFAADYADLQIADASTEDYTIAIATSTAIAGETSANPIDTGSGLQFYRGCVSVDAATGTTDSSLEEGAAAPACP; translated from the coding sequence ATGAAGACTAATCTACAAGCCAAACTCATCCAGCACTTCGTAAACAAGAAAGGCAACAAAGGTTTCACTCTAATTGAACTTTTGGTTGTTGTTATCATCATCGGTATTTTGGCTGCTGTAGCTCTGCCTTCCATGCTCAACCAAGCAAACAGAGCCAGACAATCTGCTGCCCAAAGCCAAGTGGGTGCTGTTAGCCGTGCCCAGCAGGCCTATCGCTTAGAGAATCCTACATTTGCTGCTGATTACGCTGACCTGCAAATCGCTGACGCTAGCACTGAAGATTACACAATTGCTATCGCTACTTCTACTGCTATTGCTGGTGAAACTTCAGCAAATCCTATAGATACTGGTTCTGGTCTACAGTTCTACCGTGGTTGTGTTTCAGTTGATGCTGCCACTGGTACCACGGACTCTTCTCTTGAAGAAGGTGCAGCAGCTCCTGCCTGCCCATAA